tatcgagaagaaaattgggagaaaatagagaaaattatggaaaattgaggaaaatagattttaatgctcccttaattaaatatgatgtttaggaagtatcttggcttgaggttgagcacaagttcaagtatttggggtttagcacgcaaatcgaggccatacacaaggatcgaggcaatccaaattcgttcgaggtgagtggtttgattccaacttttccttgtcttggaagtgtttttaggtgcctgtggtgagttctagtgagcggttataccctcctagacatagattgttttacaaggcttttgcttacgatcattgtgtcgatatttgctacattgcattaactgttttattttaaaaagttggtgcatggcgtgtaattttcatatcatttaaattgcatcgttgggtccgtatggggcgggatggggtctacttgagattgggacaatgttaatccaggtgaacgggtgtcacactggggcactcgagggaataatgttaaaccaggtgaacgggtgtcacgatggtgcactcgagggattaacgttggaccaggtgaacgtgtgtcacagtgggacattcgagggattaagtatgtcaaggtgatatctcgagttagacgtgtcttgcatgttgtcgtatagtatgtcatgttcgtatgtctttcatgcattgtataactgtttcataccttcacttagatgtttatcatctaatctgggctatgcccctggaacgtttaatgttccagccagggactgctgcgaaggcaaggatgtggccagttgagggccaatggtgcttagtttgttagtcgttgtaacgtttggaggctttttgcaaatgaacagttgtataataagtgattttatcatttgatctgtattaagtattttgctatggaaatacaatggtgttctagtattagtgtatccgctgcgttgtattaagactcgtttagtttaagattattgatcttgatagttaaacgggcaaaactggggttcgcggggttttgtttctgcatgtgaagattgttcttgaaatacctcgcgtgtgtaacttaaagaaaaaaaaaaaaaaaaatcccgggaatacccttataatgacacgcctggcgagtcGGGGTGTTACACCCTGCGCCCGTCCGCCTGGATGTGTGGCCATGCGATGCTGCGCCCTTGCACCCTTGGGTGACCCTCACCCAAGGGAGGCCCTTTGTGGCCCTACATGGCCCCATGCGGCTCTGCACCACCCCGAGCAGCCATGCGTCGCCCTCGCCCGGGGGTTCCCCATGCCTACACCCCCGATTGACCTTACATGTGGGTACACTACTTGCCCATACCCCCAAGTGACCCTCACTCGAGGATGACATAGGCGAGCCCTCATACCCACGCATATGATCTGTGTGCCATCACCCCCACGAGACCCAATCAAAACTACTTCCAAGTTACTTGTCAAGAAAATTAAGTCACCCAACACTTGATAGCCTCTTCCATTGCTATAAATAGAGGGGTCCTCCCCTTATTTGGTATGCTATCTTTGACACTTACATTTCCTTCTTGCATTCGACTTCTCTAGATTGTGCCTATTTGGTATGCTATCAGAGGGCATGCAGGGGATCCTCACCTGTGTTCCTAACCAATCTTTTTTTTAGACAGGTCATCCATCTCAATCCAATcgggagactcatccattgTTGTCGATACCCCTAGGAAAGTCATCCATTACTGCCACACCAtcccgagagactcatccatcgctgtcacTCCACTCTGAGAGAGTCATCCATCGTTCGGATAATTCACACGTGAGTCATCCTAAGGTGGTTTTTCATctataaattcatttttgtaacTAAGGAACAATAATTGGCGTTGTTTGTGAGAAAGTAACAAAAGACCAAGAAGTAATTTATTCGACATGGCACAAACTTGAAGCAATTGTCAGACTCTTTCTTATGGTGCTCAATCACCCCAACGAGAGACCCTCTGTCATGTAGAAGATCAACATTGGTCTTTTCATGAGGGTCAACTACCTATCACCCATCAGGGCCAACCACCCTTCCGCAAGGGTCAACTACCTCTCACCTATCAGGGCCAATCGCCCCTCATCTATGATGTTTAGCTCCATTTCATCCACCTGTCCTCCTGCGAGGGTCATCCATCTCTCACCCGTTAGCAACTGCCCTTTCTGGTGCCTCCTCACCCATTGGAAATTCAGCTTCAAGCTTCACTCTTTAACACCTCACATGCCCTTCTAGGACCTTATTTTTCTGGACACATTGGCTCAAGTGAACATGCCACATTTATGATTCCTCGAGCTGAGTATAAAGCCTTGTAATAGGAGCATGTCGAGGGGATGTAAGCCTTTCAGGAAACGACATGACTGTTACAAGCTTTGGTTCCTTGTGGCTTGATGCTTGCCACCTTGAGAAAGTTTATATCAAAAATAGCTCCGTCACATGGGGCCCATCAGGAGATACCAAGAAACAGTTCTTATTAAGAGGCCATTCTTGAAACTCATTCTCAACTTGCCCCTCCTCAAAACAATCCACCAAGGTTTTTTATAGAAAGGGCTCATGCCTAAGCTTATCCCCGACAAGGAAATTAAAGAAAGGCCAATCGTCAAAGTGTAAGTAGGCAAAGCCCTCAAAAGGGGAGATACTTCAAAACAGTGGCTAGCACCCCCGCGGAGAGAGGTCAAAAATCTCCTAAACCAGTAACAAGGTAGAATGATGAGGCTGTTGACAACCCTACGACCTTTAGTTGAATGGGTGTTGCAACAAAATAAGTTATTACTAGTCTTAGAAGAATAATTTCGAGGGAGATTGTCATTTGTGGCAGATGTAATGGAAAAGCGTTTGCTAAAAAAGTTTAAGATGCCCCAAATAACCCTTTACTCAGGCAAGGATGATCCTTATGATTACGTTCAGAATTATGAGTCTTTGATGATGCTCCATGAATAGGACAATGGGTTAATGTGTAGGGCCTTCCTACTAACCTTGGTTGTATATGCTCGGGTTTGGTTTAATAGTTTACCCAAAGCATTTATTTCCTCATTTGGGTAGTTAAGGGCATAATTCATTAAAGCGTTTATTATTAATATCCAGAGAAAGGAAGACGCAACATATCTCCTTAACATTCAACAGGGGAGAAAATAGACCCTATGCCATTATGTGGACAGGTTCTGTGATGCCACGCTTGAGATTGGTAATCTACCGATTCAAATGGTAGTGTTCGCTATGTTCCAAGGTACGCAACTAACTTCCTTATAAGAATCCTTACCTCTAAATCCACTAAAATCCCTAGCAGACTTGTTTGTTAGAGCaaataaatacacacaccataCGAAAGTAATGAGGACTGTGACAATAGATGAGGATAATGagcgaaaaagaaaagaacggGATGTTGGAGAAGACTGTAATCGATGGCAAGAGAGGGCCCGAAGGCTAAAGGATGTCAGGCCCCAATTCAATCACTACAACTGACTCACCCAATCTCGGTTTGCCATATTAACAACAATAGAAGGATTGTGCCTCATTAAACTTCTAAAAAATGGTGGATCAGCCTATAATGAAGAATCAAGATAAGTACTGTCAATACCATATAACTCATGACCATTCCACTGATCAATGCtgagaattgaaaaatcaaatttgagataCTTATTAAAGAGGGACACATATGAAGATACATATGGGAAGAAAGGGAAAACGACAAGGAGCCatgaagaagggaagaaagaccCGAAGAACAAGAGAGACATTATTAGAGacagcagagagagagagcaactaCAGACAGCATTCTCCTCTAGATAATGAACTAACACACTAGGCTATACACGTCATTTCAGGTGGCAAAATCCCAACTTGTATTGTACCCCTCGTATGAATTGCATGCTTGACAATTGTTAATAATATGAGCTCAAGGTAAAAtcgtggacgtaggcacatttgaCTGAACcacgttaaaaaaaaaatgcttgtactcttttatattattcttattatgtCCATTATAATCTGTCTTGATTTTTCGGGATGAAAGAAAAGATCAATCAAAGGTTCTCTTCGAAAAACCCATTACCCTGCACATAGCCAGGCAATGAGGTGAAAACCAAAGACTTGTTGTCCCGCTAATAGCATAGTAATGAGTAAGACAACAAGCCTATTGCCCCGCACATAGCTTGGCAATGAGGAGAAAACCAAAGGCTTGTTGTCCCGCTAACAACCCTGTAATGAGTAAGACAACAAGCTTGTTGCCCCGCACATAGCCTGGGAACAAGGAGAAAACTAAAAAAGCgtgagagaaataaaaagatgaaaatggaGAAGGCCAAGAAGAAGATGCATGTAGTAGGGCCGGTTATCTAGGATCCTTCGTGATTTTTTGAGCTGTAGTCTCATTTGTTTGATCAATTGATTGTGTCTGCTTCCTCCTGTTTGAGAAGTTAATTTCTTTGTGTTTTAGCACAAAGTGTTTTTTCTTGTGTGTTGTTTTTGTTTGCAAGGTATGCCCTTGCGTTGTTTGTAGCCTTTGCACTTTTtctgttaataaattttacttacataaaaaaaaaaaattaatatggcAAATATAACaacatttagatttttgcagttgtaaaaaaatttcaaactaaGACTCCTTagctcattttctctctccgGCGTCTCCTAGTCTCTTCTCATGTCTCTTTTCTCTCTGTCTCTGACGTTTCCCACATCTTCTGTGTATTTTCTAGCGTCTTCTTTAATGTCTCTTGGTTCTCACTTTTTTGAggctttttttttgtttgggggggggggggggggggattgggCTATGCCTTGAGCTAGCACTAATGATAATGATCACACTATCATCATCAGTTGATTCTCCTTGTCGACCATTCATCCTCATCTTCAAtccatttttgttgttttgagtggGCTTTGGGTTGATAATTTAGCTGTGGGCCCCTTTTTAGTTGGTTGAAGGAGTGGGTTTCCGTTTTGGGTTAGTAATTTGGGAAAAAAGAACCTAGCCCAATTTGAGCGTCGGCCTTTATTTAAAGAAACCCGGCTTTGTGGATTTTAATAGTAGACCCAACCCATCTTCTTTTAATCCAGCCCAAGGACCTGATCGTTGAAAGCAGGTCCGTCCAGATTGTTTTACCGATTATAACAACGTCAACGTGGCATAAAGTTCgaattttttcctttctcagAAAACAAGTCGCAATCTGAAAAACCCCTTTTGGTAATTTGACCTTCCGTACAAACGTGTCCTTCGCAAATCTCAACGAAAgcgaataataatatttaattccTTAGCTCAAATTAGCAAGTTGTGTTCGGTGCGTTCATTTTCCTCCCTTCGCCTCTCTGCTCTGCTCCTCCAGCCTCTCATTCCTTCCACCTTAAAGCTCAGTTAAGTATTGTactttgatttctttctttgccTGCAATGTTGCttcacattttttctttttcggaTCATGGCCCTGCGTAGTAGAATTCAGTTGAATTTTGGTTTTCCCGTTGGTTTTTACTTGTCGGTGTTCCCCATTGAAGTGCCATTTTGTTTCTGATCTTCTATGTTTGAAACGTTTGATGCATTGAGTAAGTTCTCGCGTAGATGTGTTTACGATCaaagtttgaaatttgaaaacgGTGGTTCTTCTGGTTTTGATTTCTCAGAGCCCAGAGGTGAGTTTTGTCGAGAGTTCGAGGAAGTTGGACTTCGTGATGAAGAGAGTTCTTCACTCGTTTAAGGATTTGTTCTTTAGAGAGTCAATTAGTTTcgtgaaattttcaaattcgGGAATGTGGTTTTCTTGTTCCGATAGGAGAGTTCAAGATTTTTGGCAAAATTTCATCCAGTTGCATAGTGTGCATTTAGATTTTTTCGTCTTTATACGTCGTTTCTCCGTTCTTGTCACTACACTTGACCGtccttttctgttcttctaGGGTTCAGGTGTAGGATTTTCATTCAGTTGCCGATGTTTCACTTTGGAGGATTCTTTACATTGTTTCAGTAACGGGGCATGGGTGTTCTCTTATCAATGCATTCTAGGAATTTCTGGGTTGAGTGTTTTTGAGCTATCCTAGTGACTGGCGTCTCCTTCGATTCCTTGGTGTCATTGTTCTTTATGTTTGAGAAGTTACACTTTGGTActtaatatttttgggttcttgGAAAGACCAAACTGTAAGAAAACCagatttttcctcttcttttttcaaGTTCCTGGAGGTGAAAGATTTTCCTCCAGTTTGGGATCATAAGACGGCAATGGAAGTGACAAAGGACTGGAATGGGATAGATCAAGTCGTTCTTCGGAACCCGCAAGGCGCTTCAGTAAGGGTAAGATCCTTTATACGATCcccatttttgtaattgagtcCATTGAAAGTGATCAAACTAAGATTTTTCCCGGTAGCTCTAATCCAGTATGCGAAAACTCCTATAATGGAGGATATCTGCACTTCTAAATAATTGCACTTTcttaattaattccttccaaTACAAGAATGATAACAATTATGTTGCTTAATAAGTACAACTTCATATATTAACTGCCTTCTTTTCAAGGATGGTGATAATTATACAGTTTAATATGTGAAAGCTTGTTATTGTAAAGCTTGTTATTGTTTTTCTTGTCTATTTCTTTCATGAATGTTTGTCAAATTGTGGTCCAGGTTAGCCTGTATGGAGGTCAAGTCACTTCGTGGCGAAGTGACAGAGGTGAAGAACTCTTGTTCACAAGTAGCAAGGTATAGCTTTCTAGTTGCTTCACTGTTGCATTGTTGGCATATGCTGCTGTGTTATGTTCTATATATTGATTGAATTCTATGCCAGTATTGATTTAAGATACCTGCCATACTGAAGAGATTGGTAGCACAGAATCTATAGTTGATTGATGATTAAACAATGACGGAGTTAGATTTGACAGTAGTAATAGTTAAACATGGAAATTATGGATGAAACTTGGGAAGCTTCATTCATAATACATACTGAACAGCAATCAAAATGTCATAAGACATGTGCTCATAAGAATCGGGCATATGGTTGCGCATTTAAGTGTTACAGATAGATTGATGCatcaaaatagcaaaaaaaaaaaaaaaagaaaagaaaaaaaaagctgTGACACGATACCACAAGGATACATCAAaagataaataacattttatttgtaGGTATAAATAATTCACCATCTACATCTTTGGAAGAAATGCAAAtaacaaaatcataatatttttagaaaagtagaattgataaataatataaaattttgctgTTTcataattccaaaaaaaataataataaaagaggtGGAGTAAAGATATGAATCCACATCAAGTTAATATTCAATTGGTTTTtgacttttcttttttgtggaAAAAATTGTAATGTGGTTCTAATTTGTTGAAGTACTTGACATATTTGATCACCTTATGGAAATAGGTGTCCTTCAAGTGCTTGATAAAAGAATcctattatttataaattaaacataatggACATCTAGAGTTGTACTATTAAAGTTGCTAGACTTCATGGATTTTAAGGTTTTTGGgtaaaaaatttacatatttgGAAGTGAGAAATAAACCTCTGTAGGAAGCCAAAGTTGGTTTGGAGCATGATTTTCTGAGCTTGATATGTATTAGACATCTGCAACAACCCTTGTAATATTTTCAAGATGGACCTTCTATGAAATCAACAAGTACTTCCAGATTAGCCAAGTCCGACCAACagtaaattttatatgttttgtcATACCCTGGCTGTCAGAATTTAGAAGAACACACCTTCGGTGTTGTTTTCTCATGTTGTTCTCAATAGTAAAACACATTAGTTCAAGCAACAAAAAACTCATGTAATGATCCATATTTTACAATTCTAGATTGTTTAGTTGTCTAGgtacaataacaacatatcaagcctttatcccactatgtggatCAATTGCCCAAGAaggaaaaacataaataaataaatggagtTTCATGTTAGCATTTGTTTTCTATGATCTTTAAAGACTTATGTTCACTTGTTGTTTAATTAGGATCATTCATATGAACGATGGACGCAATATGAGAAGGTCGTGGAATTGGGAGTGTTGTGGTTTGTGAGGGTGTGCAATCTAGTCCTAACATTGCGTCATTGGTCATAGTTGGCAAGTACACATAACATTGATTGTATggtattctttttatttaagatataaattcaaaacatgTTGGTTACATAGTATATAGACAATTAAAATGTGCTATTATGGTTTTTGGGTTCTTATACAAATAGAAATAAGATAAAAGAGGTGTttggggtgggggtggggggaggCTGTGCAAAAGTCATTGGAAGCTATTGGTGAATTATTGTGGTATTAAGGTAAGTTTATGCacctatttttgtatttatgatATTACTTTCCAATTTCTTGTAATGGATGACTCTTTTTTGGGGGGCATTcatagatagatatatatgttGTATATCCATGTGTTTGAgggatttttttattcaattaagatttttttacaGAACTAACATGGGATTTAAGATTTTTACCATAGTAGTATCGGCCATTATTCGATCCTGGGTTGAGAGACACTCGCTAGTCTAATTGGCGGGTCTCTCTAGCTTCTATTTGCCAACACTTAGTAAAAGACTCTAAGTCTTTGGCATAAGAAATGTGAAACCCACCAGTGTAACTGGTGAGTTTGTTTTATCTTGCAAGAACTGGCAAGAATTATTTGGTTTTATTTGAGGAGTTGCTCATCTGTTGAAATTTAGCATTTAATGATTTACTCAAATTTGTTGATTCCTATATCATGCACCCTGCAGACTGGTTGAAAACAtttccttttctgttttttgtgttatttttttttaatggattGTAGGCCATCTTTAAGCCACCAAAAGCAATGCGAGGAGGAATTGCTATATGTTTCCCACAGGTCTTCTTAACCATCTCCTATGATTTTGACTATATGCTAGCATAGTGTAtctttccatttattttctGGGTGTGGATTGAATACTTTATCAATGACCCTGTCCAAATACTGATGCAGTTTGGAAACTGCGGCTCACTTGAGCAACATGGATTTGCAAGAAACAAAACCTGGGCCATTGATGAGAATCCACCACCTTCAAGCCCAGAAGATTCTCATGACAAATCCTTTGTTGATTTGCTACTTAAACCATCTGAAGAAGATCTGAAATGCTGGCCCCACAGGTATGACCATGGATGctctaaaatttctaatttttttgataaaggGTGAGCCTTGGTGGAAAAGGTAAGATTGGTACTTTGTGACTGAAAGGTTGCTGGCTTGAGTTGCAAAGCAAGAGTATGGCTGCATACATAATTGACCCTGCACCAACCCTTGCAAAGCGTTGAGCCTCATGCACTGCCGATGCCCCCTTTTTTGTTGATAATGCTTTAGTATATCTGAACATTTTAGTAATCCCTTTGATTCCCTGCTGCTTACTATACTAGTTATATCCAATACTGCTGGGGATCTGATTTATAGTCTCTGATAATGCCTGGTTCCTGTTGTCGTGACAGTAAATATCTGCACATGTTCTTATGGATTTATGTAATGAATCTGTTAGATTCCACAATATAGTTGATGTCTTGTACTAATATTTGCACATGAGAACATTGTTTTTAAGTTTTACATTAGGATTCTAAGGAGCTGCAGTAAATTTCAGAATTTACTTAGACTTGTGCTGGTAAAATTTTTGCTTGAAAAGAATTGGCTAAAGATCACAGGCTAAAATGTTTGTTTTCATGCCaaattgttttcatatttattcaaaatgtaGCCAACCCGCCCAGTTGAGATTAAGGTTTCATGAGTTCCTTGCAAACTAAGAGGGGAGGATATTTTGTTGCATCCTTCTTCAATAAGCTGCCTATATCCTAGGCATGTTATCGTGATGTTTTTGTGCAACTGACtcagtttcttatttttccaGTTTTGAGTTCCGTCTTAGGGTTGCTCTTGCAGCAGATGGGAAATTGAAGTTGATTTCACGTGTTAGGAACATTGATGGAAAGCCATTCAGTTTCTCATTTGCTTATCATACATACTTGTTTGTATCTGACATAAGGTACGTGGTGTTCTATCTTGAGCTGTCTTGTCCTACTGAGATTGGGCAGCGCTGCTTTATCCTGCCCTTATTTTTCTAAATGCTGAATCAAATTTCTAAGAGAAGAAGAGTTTGATGTGGAGATGTGTGTTCTTGTGAGCCTCTTTTGTCATATTAATGTTTTCTAGACAAAATCCTAACACACAAACAGGAAGGCTTGTCATCTCAAAAGAAAAGTTGCCAGTAGATAATACATGAAGgttaatttaaatcattcatGTGTAATTAAATCCTTTGTATATATAGTTAGAGATGGCACATAGTGACTATAATATTATCTATTTATCTTCATAAACTATTCTAAAGTTTATGCTTGGAAATGATGTTTAAATTATCTATTGTTGTGTGCAACACTAAAATGAGAACTAGTTCCTGTTTGGTTCTGCTGTTTAAAACAGTGATTGCTTTTGTTcaaggaacataaatcactggTTACATGAAAATGAATTGTATCTGCAGTGAAGTGAGGATTGAAGGGTTGGAAATACTTGACTATCTAGACAACACTCGCCAAAGAGAACGTTTCACTGAGCAAGGAGACGCTATAACTTTTGAATCTGAGGTACAATTTCTTCTGCCTTGTGTGGAATGGCGGGTCCACACACAAacctattttgagttttttttttttttggttggagATCACATATGTTTCCAGTACATCTGCATAATGCTTAAAGAGTTGTTTCATGTATTGAATCCTGGACAACATGGACACAGTTGGGatatgccaatttttttttatttttttttggttttgaacATGTCATGTCcaaatcttttttatttcttgattttggGCAATGGCATGAACATGTGAATGAGACCTGACATGGTGGACATGGATTGGGGTTAAATGAAAATTTCAGAACTTGTTTTGGTGGTGACTGATGTTTGCAATGCTAAAAATAGGCTTTGGGTGAAAGAATAAAAAGCATAAAATCTTCTCTCAATTTAAGCGCTGTTTTATTCAATCCAGGCAACATTCAGTCAAACACAAACAATATCTTGAAGCTTGCGTCTCTTATCCAACTCACTGGTTGTCCTGTCTCTTCCATTTCAGCAAGATCCCCAGTTGTAATCTCTGTTGGCAAAACTCCAGTTATGAACTCTCTTTTTGAACtattctctctcctcctccctcTCCATTGGGGAAATCTCACCCCACAAACTCTTGGTTGATAGACTCCCATAGCTACAGATTGTGAATCTGTCTGGCATAAGGTATATTCACCTTTTTGCTTTTGTCCATCTCTGGTCCGactttcctctcttttctttcttcttttgtatCCCCCGTCTCTATTGACCTCCAACAGCTGACTGTTGCATGACCCCTGCAGTATCTGTCTCCCGAGTTCATATTTTGTGTCCGTATCTGTATTTGTTCTTGTTAGGCACTTTGATGGGATACACATAATATTTTATGGAGCTTTCTAGGTTATTATTAAATCTGACATGAAATATTAACAACGGAATGTGAATTGATTTGATTCTTGAGACATATTCTGATTCTTTCACTGCTTATGGAAAGAACCAGTTAGGAATTCTCTCTTTCAAAGTCTTCTTTCTCAGAATATGTACAAAGAATTTATTAGGAAGAAATATGTCTTATTCCTTTGTCTTTTTTATCTAAAACTATGACCATTGCTTGTATGACATAAATGTGTTTCTCCACTTGCTTGATCCTTTTAAGGTTCTGGATTGACAGAAATTGCTGAACCTGTCTCGTGTCTTTTTGAAGTTAGAAGAGAAAAACCAAGTTTAAGGCGCTGActgtttcttctcttcttcttcttttgaagGTGGATCGAGTTTATCTCCACTCTCCAAACGCTGTTGCAGTTCTTGATCATGAAAGGAAGAGAACATTTGTGATAAGGAAGGAAGGGCTGCCAGATGTCGGTAAGAGGCCTTTGATATACAACTactttatttatgacaaaagctCGAAATAATTGCAGAGAAACAGAACATCTGATGCTACATAACCATTG
This window of the Diospyros lotus cultivar Yz01 chromosome 5, ASM1463336v1, whole genome shotgun sequence genome carries:
- the LOC127802410 gene encoding putative glucose-6-phosphate 1-epimerase, with the protein product MEVTKDWNGIDQVVLRNPQGASVRVSLYGGQVTSWRSDRGEELLFTSSKAIFKPPKAMRGGIAICFPQFGNCGSLEQHGFARNKTWAIDENPPPSSPEDSHDKSFVDLLLKPSEEDLKCWPHSFEFRLRVALAADGKLKLISRVRNIDGKPFSFSFAYHTYLFVSDISEVRIEGLEILDYLDNTRQRERFTEQGDAITFESEVDRVYLHSPNAVAVLDHERKRTFVIRKEGLPDVVVWNPWEKKAKAMIDFGDEEYKQMLCVDAAVIEKPVTLKPGEEWTGSVELRLVPSTFCCEGIEDLSDFL